A section of the Kribbella sp. HUAS MG21 genome encodes:
- a CDS encoding Ig-like domain-containing protein codes for MVSGSVRKHGLAVAGICVLLLAGTACSDTEAGGSGGGSQTTPSASTSQSSSPSASTTPDGSPTPSETPTAASIAVVPAKGASSVQPNNPVTVTTTAGKLTAVTLKDDDGDKVAGSFNADKTQWTSLPQLKPGATYTVTGSAEGTDGATVPISSTFKTLKASKSLKASVVPLNGETVGVALPIQIFWNNPVKDRAAVEKRLSVKTSVPVDGSWHWVNSKQVNYRPKNYWPAGTKVTVNIATQGVSAGNNTWGTASRTIEFSIGKSVVTNVNVKKHLMTVTINGKVAKTIPITAGKDGFTTRSGVKVIMEKYPVKRMDAATVGLKPGDPEYYNIPDVKWAQRVTSSGEFIHGAPWSSGSQGSENVSHGCVGMSLKDAQWYYKQTLRGDPVIVTGTTRYMEPGNGWTDWNTTWAKYKAGSALS; via the coding sequence ATGGTGAGCGGTTCGGTAAGGAAGCACGGCCTGGCCGTGGCGGGGATCTGCGTCCTGCTGCTGGCCGGGACGGCCTGTAGCGACACGGAGGCCGGCGGGAGCGGCGGTGGCAGCCAGACAACCCCCAGCGCCTCCACCTCGCAGAGCAGCTCGCCGAGCGCCTCCACGACCCCGGACGGATCGCCGACGCCGTCGGAGACTCCCACGGCGGCCAGCATCGCGGTCGTGCCCGCCAAGGGCGCGTCGTCCGTCCAGCCGAACAACCCCGTCACGGTCACGACCACGGCCGGCAAGCTCACCGCGGTGACCTTGAAGGACGACGACGGCGACAAGGTCGCCGGCAGTTTCAACGCCGACAAGACGCAGTGGACGTCGCTGCCGCAGCTCAAGCCCGGTGCGACGTACACCGTGACCGGCTCGGCCGAGGGCACCGACGGCGCCACCGTGCCGATCAGCTCGACGTTCAAGACGCTCAAGGCGTCCAAGAGCCTCAAGGCCTCGGTCGTCCCGCTGAACGGCGAGACCGTCGGCGTCGCGCTGCCGATCCAGATCTTCTGGAACAACCCGGTCAAGGACCGTGCGGCCGTCGAGAAGCGGCTGTCGGTGAAGACCTCGGTCCCGGTCGACGGCAGCTGGCACTGGGTGAACAGCAAGCAGGTCAACTACCGCCCGAAGAACTACTGGCCCGCCGGCACCAAGGTCACGGTGAACATCGCCACCCAGGGCGTGAGCGCCGGCAACAACACCTGGGGCACCGCCAGCCGGACTATCGAGTTCAGCATCGGCAAGTCGGTGGTCACCAACGTCAACGTCAAGAAGCACCTGATGACGGTGACGATCAACGGCAAGGTCGCCAAGACCATCCCGATCACCGCCGGCAAGGACGGCTTCACCACCCGCAGCGGCGTGAAGGTGATCATGGAGAAGTACCCGGTGAAGCGGATGGACGCCGCGACCGTCGGCCTGAAGCCGGGCGACCCGGAGTACTACAACATCCCGGACGTGAAGTGGGCCCAGCGCGTCACCAGCTCCGGCGAGTTCATCCACGGCGCCCCGTGGTCGTCCGGCAGCCAGGGCAGTGAGAACGTCAGCCACGGCTGCGTCGGCATGAGCCTCAAGGACGCCCAGTGGTACTACAAACAGACGCTCCGCGGCGACCCGGTCATCGTCACCGGCACCACCCGCTACATGGAGCCCGGCAACGGCTGGACCGACTGGAACACCACCTGGGCCAAGTACAAGGCCGGCTCCGCACTGTCCTGA
- a CDS encoding cytochrome c oxidase subunit 4, which yields MKVEAWVFGILSVFVVVVTPIYWLMSEDPTGTTALVMTFFLSLLVAFYLAVTARRMDARPEDRKEAEIADGAGELGFFPAHSWWPLWCALTLGVVVLGVVFGWWLFIAGCAVGIITLSGFIFEYYRGDHAH from the coding sequence GTGAAGGTCGAGGCCTGGGTCTTCGGGATCCTGAGTGTGTTCGTGGTCGTCGTCACGCCGATCTACTGGCTGATGTCGGAAGACCCGACCGGTACGACCGCGCTGGTGATGACGTTCTTCCTGTCGCTGCTGGTGGCGTTCTACCTGGCCGTCACCGCGCGCCGGATGGACGCGCGGCCGGAGGACCGCAAGGAGGCGGAGATCGCCGACGGAGCCGGTGAGCTCGGCTTCTTCCCGGCGCACTCCTGGTGGCCGCTGTGGTGCGCGCTGACGCTCGGCGTCGTCGTCCTCGGCGTCGTCTTCGGCTGGTGGCTGTTCATCGCGGGCTGCGCGGTGGGCATCATCACGCTGAGCGGCTTCATCTTCGAGTACTACCGCGGTGACCACGCTCACTAG
- the ctaD gene encoding cytochrome c oxidase subunit I: protein MYLVTSFAFFLIGGVMALLIRAELAKPGLQIVNEEVYNQLFTMHGTIMLLLFATPLFVGFANEIMPIQIGAPDVAFPRLNMFSFWLFLFGGLITISGFFTPGGAADFGWFAYAPLSNEVRSPGVGGDLWIMGLWMAGLGTILGAVNFITTIITMRAPGMTMFRMPIFTWNILVTSILVLIAFPILAAALLVLEADRTLGSHVFDAANGGPILWQHLFWFFGHPEVYIIALPFFGIVTEILPVFSRKPVFGYIGLVSATLGIAVLSVAVWAHHMFVTGAVNLPFFSFMTFLIAVPTGVKFFNWIGTIWGGSVSFETPMLWSIGFLTTFLFGGLTGVILASPALDYQLSDSYFVVAHFHYVVFGTVVFAMFAGFYFWWPKFTGRMLDERLGKLHFWLLFIGFHTTFLVQHWLGVEGMPRRYASYGANEGFTTLNEVSSVGAFILGASMLPFFYNVYKSRKAPPVGVDDPWGWGRSLEWATSSPPPRHNFEKLPRIRSESPAFDLHHAELALAEYPDNRTGKDNLLDAGEDQGRVDHLLEQSGQSAESGQSGTENDGKDKA from the coding sequence ATGTACCTGGTCACGTCGTTCGCGTTCTTCCTGATCGGCGGCGTGATGGCGCTGCTGATCCGCGCCGAGCTCGCCAAGCCGGGCCTGCAGATCGTGAACGAGGAGGTCTACAACCAGCTCTTCACGATGCACGGCACGATCATGCTGCTGCTGTTCGCGACCCCGCTGTTCGTCGGCTTCGCGAACGAGATCATGCCGATCCAGATCGGCGCACCGGACGTCGCGTTCCCGCGGCTGAACATGTTCAGCTTCTGGCTGTTCCTGTTCGGCGGCCTGATCACGATCAGCGGCTTCTTCACCCCGGGCGGCGCCGCCGACTTCGGCTGGTTCGCCTACGCCCCGCTGTCCAACGAGGTCCGCTCGCCGGGTGTCGGCGGCGACTTGTGGATCATGGGTCTGTGGATGGCCGGTCTGGGCACGATCCTCGGTGCGGTCAACTTCATCACCACGATCATCACCATGCGCGCGCCCGGGATGACGATGTTCCGGATGCCGATCTTCACCTGGAACATCCTGGTGACGTCGATCCTCGTCCTGATCGCGTTCCCGATCCTGGCCGCCGCGCTGCTGGTGCTGGAGGCGGACCGAACGCTCGGGTCGCACGTGTTCGACGCGGCCAACGGCGGACCGATCCTCTGGCAGCACCTGTTCTGGTTCTTCGGGCACCCCGAGGTGTACATCATCGCGCTGCCGTTCTTCGGCATCGTGACCGAGATCCTGCCGGTGTTCAGCCGCAAGCCGGTCTTCGGTTACATCGGCCTGGTCAGCGCGACCCTCGGTATCGCCGTGCTGTCGGTGGCGGTGTGGGCGCACCACATGTTCGTCACCGGTGCGGTGAACCTACCGTTCTTCTCGTTCATGACGTTCTTGATCGCGGTCCCGACCGGTGTGAAGTTCTTCAACTGGATCGGGACGATCTGGGGCGGGTCGGTGTCCTTCGAGACCCCGATGCTCTGGTCGATCGGCTTCCTGACGACGTTCCTGTTCGGCGGCCTGACCGGTGTCATCCTGGCCTCGCCGGCCCTGGACTACCAGCTGTCCGACTCGTACTTCGTGGTCGCGCACTTCCACTACGTCGTCTTCGGCACCGTGGTGTTCGCGATGTTCGCGGGCTTCTACTTCTGGTGGCCGAAGTTCACCGGCCGGATGCTCGACGAGCGGCTGGGCAAGCTGCACTTCTGGCTGCTGTTCATCGGCTTCCACACCACGTTCCTGGTGCAGCACTGGCTCGGCGTGGAGGGCATGCCGCGGCGTTACGCGTCGTACGGCGCCAACGAGGGCTTCACCACGCTGAACGAGGTGTCCAGCGTCGGTGCCTTCATCCTGGGCGCGTCGATGCTGCCGTTCTTCTACAACGTCTACAAGTCCCGCAAGGCGCCGCCGGTCGGTGTCGACGACCCGTGGGGCTGGGGCCGCTCGCTGGAGTGGGCGACCAGTTCCCCGCCGCCGCGGCACAACTTCGAGAAGCTGCCGCGGATCCGGTCGGAGTCGCCGGCGTTCGACCTGCACCACGCGGAGCTGGCCCTCGCGGAGTACCCGGACAACCGGACCGGCAAGGACAACCTGCTGGACGCCGGCGAGGACCAGGGCCGCGTCGATCACCTGCTCGAGCAGAGCGGTCAGTCGGCTGAGTCGGGTCAGTCCGGTACCGAGAACGACGGGAAGGACAAGGCGTGA
- the coxB gene encoding cytochrome c oxidase subunit II, protein MGSNGTPGVEERPAGSAGATRPAKRRLLVGAAVVLGTLLLTGCSSATTEQWKRLGLPEGASDRTEAVRSLWIGAWIAALIIGVLVWGLILWVSVRYRKRNDEAPRQVRYNLPLEVLYTLAPFAIIGVLFFYTVEHGNQVTKMDASPQHTVNVVGQQWQWTFNYKETVDGNEGVWETGTLDKPATLWLPVNESVHFDLTSPDVIHSFWVPSFYFKLDVIPGRTNKFQLTPTKTGTFAGKCAELCGLYHSRMVFTVKVVERAEYDAHLKELAARGQTGAATGGADATTIPGTGEGEK, encoded by the coding sequence GTGGGTTCGAACGGCACGCCCGGAGTGGAGGAGCGACCGGCAGGTTCTGCCGGCGCCACACGTCCGGCGAAGCGACGCCTGCTGGTCGGTGCGGCGGTGGTGCTCGGCACCCTGCTGCTCACCGGTTGTTCGTCGGCGACCACTGAGCAGTGGAAGCGACTCGGTCTGCCCGAGGGCGCATCGGACCGGACCGAGGCTGTCCGCAGTCTCTGGATCGGGGCCTGGATCGCCGCGCTGATCATCGGCGTGCTGGTCTGGGGGCTGATCCTCTGGGTCAGCGTGCGGTACCGCAAGCGCAACGACGAGGCCCCCCGGCAGGTGCGGTACAACCTGCCGCTCGAGGTGCTCTACACCCTGGCCCCGTTCGCGATCATCGGTGTGCTGTTCTTCTACACCGTCGAGCACGGCAACCAGGTCACCAAGATGGACGCCAGCCCGCAGCACACCGTGAACGTGGTGGGCCAGCAGTGGCAGTGGACGTTCAACTACAAGGAGACCGTCGACGGGAACGAGGGCGTCTGGGAGACCGGCACGCTCGACAAGCCCGCCACGCTGTGGCTGCCGGTGAACGAGTCGGTCCACTTCGACCTGACCTCGCCGGACGTCATCCACTCCTTCTGGGTGCCGTCGTTCTACTTCAAGCTCGACGTCATCCCGGGCCGGACGAACAAGTTCCAGCTCACCCCGACCAAGACCGGCACCTTCGCCGGCAAGTGCGCCGAGCTCTGCGGCCTCTACCACAGCCGGATGGTCTTCACGGTCAAGGTGGTCGAGCGGGCCGAGTACGACGCACACCTGAAGGAACTGGCCGCCAGAGGCCAGACCGGAGCCGCAACCGGTGGCGCCGACGCCACCACCATTCCCGGTACAGGGGAGGGCGAGAAGTGA